A window of the Gorilla gorilla gorilla isolate KB3781 chromosome 8, NHGRI_mGorGor1-v2.1_pri, whole genome shotgun sequence genome harbors these coding sequences:
- the PRAP1 gene encoding proline-rich acidic protein 1 isoform X2, with translation MRRLLLVTSLVAVLLWEAGAAPAPKVPIKMQVKHRPSEQDPEKAWGARAVEPPEKDDQLVVLFPVQKPKLLTTEKPPGQGRGPILPGTKAWVETEDTLGRVLSPEPDHDSLYHPPPEEDQGKERPRLWVMPNHRVLLGPEEDEDHIYHPQ, from the exons ATGAGGAG GCTCCTCCTGGTCACCAGCCTGGTGGCTGTGCTGCTGTGGGAGGCAGGTGCGGCCCCAGCACCCAAG GTCCCTATCAAGATGCAAGTCAAACATCGGCCCTCAGAGCAGGACCCAGAGAA GGCCTGGGGCGCCCGTGCGGTGGAGCCTCCGGAGAAGGACGACCAGCTGGTGGTGCTGTTCCCTGTCCAGAAGCCGAAACTCTTGACCACCGAGAAGCCACCAGGTCAGGGCAGGGGCCCCATCCTTCCAG GCACCAAGGCCTGGGTGGAGACCGAGGACACCCTGGGCCGTGTCCTGAGCCCCGAGCCCGACCACGACAGCCTGTACCACCCTCCGCCTGAGGAGGACCAGGGCAAGGAGAGGCCCCGGTTGTGGGTGATGCCAAATCACAGGGTGCTCCTGGGACCGGAGGAAGACGAAGACCACATCTACCACCCCCAGTAG
- the PRAP1 gene encoding proline-rich acidic protein 1 isoform X3 has protein sequence MRRLLLVTSLVAVLLWEAGAAPAPKVPIKMQVKHRPSEQDPENRAWGARAVEPPEKDDQLVVLFPVQKPKLLTTEKPPGTKAWVETEDTLGRVLSPEPDHDSLYHPPPEEDQGKERPRLWVMPNHRVLLGPEEDEDHIYHPQ, from the exons ATGAGGAG GCTCCTCCTGGTCACCAGCCTGGTGGCTGTGCTGCTGTGGGAGGCAGGTGCGGCCCCAGCACCCAAG GTCCCTATCAAGATGCAAGTCAAACATCGGCCCTCAGAGCAGGACCCAGAGAA CAGGGCCTGGGGCGCCCGTGCGGTGGAGCCTCCGGAGAAGGACGACCAGCTGGTGGTGCTGTTCCCTGTCCAGAAGCCGAAACTCTTGACCACCGAGAAGCCACCAG GCACCAAGGCCTGGGTGGAGACCGAGGACACCCTGGGCCGTGTCCTGAGCCCCGAGCCCGACCACGACAGCCTGTACCACCCTCCGCCTGAGGAGGACCAGGGCAAGGAGAGGCCCCGGTTGTGGGTGATGCCAAATCACAGGGTGCTCCTGGGACCGGAGGAAGACGAAGACCACATCTACCACCCCCAGTAG
- the PRAP1 gene encoding proline-rich acidic protein 1 isoform X4, whose protein sequence is MRRLLLVTSLVAVLLWEAGAAPAPKVPIKMQVKHRPSEQDPEKAWGARAVEPPEKDDQLVVLFPVQKPKLLTTEKPPGTKAWVETEDTLGRVLSPEPDHDSLYHPPPEEDQGKERPRLWVMPNHRVLLGPEEDEDHIYHPQ, encoded by the exons ATGAGGAG GCTCCTCCTGGTCACCAGCCTGGTGGCTGTGCTGCTGTGGGAGGCAGGTGCGGCCCCAGCACCCAAG GTCCCTATCAAGATGCAAGTCAAACATCGGCCCTCAGAGCAGGACCCAGAGAA GGCCTGGGGCGCCCGTGCGGTGGAGCCTCCGGAGAAGGACGACCAGCTGGTGGTGCTGTTCCCTGTCCAGAAGCCGAAACTCTTGACCACCGAGAAGCCACCAG GCACCAAGGCCTGGGTGGAGACCGAGGACACCCTGGGCCGTGTCCTGAGCCCCGAGCCCGACCACGACAGCCTGTACCACCCTCCGCCTGAGGAGGACCAGGGCAAGGAGAGGCCCCGGTTGTGGGTGATGCCAAATCACAGGGTGCTCCTGGGACCGGAGGAAGACGAAGACCACATCTACCACCCCCAGTAG
- the PRAP1 gene encoding proline-rich acidic protein 1 isoform X1 yields MRRLLLVTSLVAVLLWEAGAAPAPKVPIKMQVKHRPSEQDPENRAWGARAVEPPEKDDQLVVLFPVQKPKLLTTEKPPGQGRGPILPGTKAWVETEDTLGRVLSPEPDHDSLYHPPPEEDQGKERPRLWVMPNHRVLLGPEEDEDHIYHPQ; encoded by the exons ATGAGGAG GCTCCTCCTGGTCACCAGCCTGGTGGCTGTGCTGCTGTGGGAGGCAGGTGCGGCCCCAGCACCCAAG GTCCCTATCAAGATGCAAGTCAAACATCGGCCCTCAGAGCAGGACCCAGAGAA CAGGGCCTGGGGCGCCCGTGCGGTGGAGCCTCCGGAGAAGGACGACCAGCTGGTGGTGCTGTTCCCTGTCCAGAAGCCGAAACTCTTGACCACCGAGAAGCCACCAGGTCAGGGCAGGGGCCCCATCCTTCCAG GCACCAAGGCCTGGGTGGAGACCGAGGACACCCTGGGCCGTGTCCTGAGCCCCGAGCCCGACCACGACAGCCTGTACCACCCTCCGCCTGAGGAGGACCAGGGCAAGGAGAGGCCCCGGTTGTGGGTGATGCCAAATCACAGGGTGCTCCTGGGACCGGAGGAAGACGAAGACCACATCTACCACCCCCAGTAG